In Epinephelus moara isolate mb chromosome 9, YSFRI_EMoa_1.0, whole genome shotgun sequence, a genomic segment contains:
- the car15 gene encoding carbonic anhydrase 15 isoform X2: MIWTAALLMIVISYVNSDDYCYDEPHCDPYAWGDMFPSCHPLLEEHHSPINLDYQMTRNESLGPLHLEGFDVTQTGHWTLKNDGHTVILQVGSGMSVSGGGLPDVYHTIQLHFHWGGLATNGSEHTVDRRRYPMEMHIVNMKSIHPNLTAALEDPTGLAVLGFFIDVVYADNVHFGLISQKLSSVAYKGQTTKVKPFPLMNLLPKHNMSQYYRYYGSLTTPPCSQVVVWTLYEVPIYISWSQLAQFTSQIFSTEEDAELVTPLQRNFRHIHPTFSRIVSASKDAKLLTGMASHPLRSAVSLHLLQIVLLGSFISGL, from the exons ATGATTTGGACTGCTGCTCTCCTCATGATTGTTATTTCTTACGTTAATTCAG ACGACTACTGTTATGATGAGCCCCACTGTG ATCCTTATGCATGGGGAGACATGTTCCCCTCCTGTCACCCTTTACTCGAAGAACATCACTCTCCCATCAATCTGGACTATCAGATGACCAGAAACGAGTCTCTGGGACCTTTACACCTGGAGGGCTTCGATGTGACCCAAACGGGCCACTGGACACTTAAAAACGACGGACACACTG TCATTCTGCAGGTTGGCAGTGGCATGTCAGTAAGTGGTGGAGGTCTTCCAGATGTGTACCACACCATCCAGCTGCACTTCCACTGGGGAGGCCTGGCCACGAATGGCTCGGAGCACACGGTGGACAGACGCAGATACCCGATGGAG ATGCACATCGTCAATATGAAGTCCATCCATCCAAATCTGACAGCGGCCTTGGAAGATCCAACAGGACTCGCCGTTCTTGGATTCTTCATTGAT GTTGTTTACGCAGACAATGTGCACTTTGGACTCATATCACAAAAGCTGTCCTCTGTGGCTTACAAAG GCCAAACCACTAAAGTCAAGCCATTCCCGCTGATGAACCTTCTGCCAAAGCACAACATGAGTCAGTATTACCGTTATTATGGCAGCCTCACCACCCCTCCATGTTCTCAAGTGGTTGTATGGACTCTGTATGAAGTCCCCATCTACATCTCATGGTCTCAA CTGGCTCAGTTTACCTCCCAGATCTTCTCCACTGAGGAGGATGCCGAGCTGGTGACACCTCTGCAGAGAAACTTCAGACACATACACCCTACCTTCAGTCGCATCGTCTCCGCGTCCAAAGATGCCAAACTCCTCACAGGGATGGCCAGTCATCccctcaggtcagctgtgtCACTGCATCTGCTTCAAATCGTTTTGCTGGGAAGCTTCATCTCTGGACTTTAG
- the car15 gene encoding carbonic anhydrase 15 isoform X1, translated as MIWTAALLMIVISYVNSDDYCYDEPHCDPYAWGDMFPSCHPLLEEHHSPINLDYQMTRNESLGPLHLEGFDVTQTGHWTLKNDGHTGKYTTDIVMFVIVLAMTRLWLLSVILQVGSGMSVSGGGLPDVYHTIQLHFHWGGLATNGSEHTVDRRRYPMEMHIVNMKSIHPNLTAALEDPTGLAVLGFFIDVVYADNVHFGLISQKLSSVAYKGQTTKVKPFPLMNLLPKHNMSQYYRYYGSLTTPPCSQVVVWTLYEVPIYISWSQLAQFTSQIFSTEEDAELVTPLQRNFRHIHPTFSRIVSASKDAKLLTGMASHPLRSAVSLHLLQIVLLGSFISGL; from the exons ATGATTTGGACTGCTGCTCTCCTCATGATTGTTATTTCTTACGTTAATTCAG ACGACTACTGTTATGATGAGCCCCACTGTG ATCCTTATGCATGGGGAGACATGTTCCCCTCCTGTCACCCTTTACTCGAAGAACATCACTCTCCCATCAATCTGGACTATCAGATGACCAGAAACGAGTCTCTGGGACCTTTACACCTGGAGGGCTTCGATGTGACCCAAACGGGCCACTGGACACTTAAAAACGACGGACACACTGGTAAATACACTACAGATATTGtcatgtttgttattgtgttggCGATGACACGTTTGTGGTTGCTCTCAGTCATTCTGCAGGTTGGCAGTGGCATGTCAGTAAGTGGTGGAGGTCTTCCAGATGTGTACCACACCATCCAGCTGCACTTCCACTGGGGAGGCCTGGCCACGAATGGCTCGGAGCACACGGTGGACAGACGCAGATACCCGATGGAG ATGCACATCGTCAATATGAAGTCCATCCATCCAAATCTGACAGCGGCCTTGGAAGATCCAACAGGACTCGCCGTTCTTGGATTCTTCATTGAT GTTGTTTACGCAGACAATGTGCACTTTGGACTCATATCACAAAAGCTGTCCTCTGTGGCTTACAAAG GCCAAACCACTAAAGTCAAGCCATTCCCGCTGATGAACCTTCTGCCAAAGCACAACATGAGTCAGTATTACCGTTATTATGGCAGCCTCACCACCCCTCCATGTTCTCAAGTGGTTGTATGGACTCTGTATGAAGTCCCCATCTACATCTCATGGTCTCAA CTGGCTCAGTTTACCTCCCAGATCTTCTCCACTGAGGAGGATGCCGAGCTGGTGACACCTCTGCAGAGAAACTTCAGACACATACACCCTACCTTCAGTCGCATCGTCTCCGCGTCCAAAGATGCCAAACTCCTCACAGGGATGGCCAGTCATCccctcaggtcagctgtgtCACTGCATCTGCTTCAAATCGTTTTGCTGGGAAGCTTCATCTCTGGACTTTAG